From Pseudomonas sp. CCI4.2, one genomic window encodes:
- a CDS encoding L-carnitine dehydrogenase: MTFITDIKTFAALGSGVIGSGWVSRALAHGLDVVAWDPAPGAEAALRKRVANAWPALEKNGLAQGASQDRLRFVATIEACVRDADFIQESAPERLDLKLELHAKISAAAKPNALIGSSTSGLLPSDFYEGATHPERCVVGHPFNPVYLLPLVEVVGGKHTSPEAVQAAITVYKSLGMRPLHVRKEVPGFIADRLLEALWREALHLVNDGVATTGEIDDAIRFGAGLRWSFMGTFLTYTLAGGDAGMRHFMAQFGPALKLPWTYLPAPELTDKLIDDVVDGTTEQLGDHSIAALERYRDDCLMAVLEAVKATKAKHGMAFSD; the protein is encoded by the coding sequence ATGACTTTTATCACCGACATCAAAACCTTTGCCGCCCTTGGCAGTGGCGTTATCGGCAGCGGCTGGGTTTCCCGGGCATTGGCCCACGGCTTGGACGTTGTGGCTTGGGACCCGGCGCCGGGCGCAGAAGCCGCATTGCGTAAGCGCGTGGCCAATGCCTGGCCCGCGTTGGAGAAAAATGGCTTGGCACAAGGCGCTTCGCAAGACCGTCTGCGCTTTGTCGCGACCATCGAAGCGTGCGTTCGTGATGCCGACTTCATTCAAGAAAGCGCGCCTGAACGTCTGGACCTGAAACTTGAGCTGCACGCCAAAATCAGTGCCGCAGCCAAACCCAACGCCTTGATCGGCTCTAGTACCTCCGGCCTGCTGCCGAGCGATTTCTACGAAGGCGCTACTCACCCCGAGCGCTGCGTCGTCGGTCATCCGTTCAACCCGGTTTACCTGCTACCGTTGGTTGAAGTAGTCGGCGGCAAACATACGTCGCCTGAAGCAGTGCAAGCTGCCATCACGGTTTATAAATCCTTGGGCATGCGCCCGCTGCACGTGCGCAAAGAAGTGCCCGGCTTCATTGCCGACCGTTTATTGGAAGCGCTGTGGCGTGAAGCCTTGCACCTGGTTAACGATGGCGTCGCCACCACTGGCGAGATCGATGATGCAATCCGGTTTGGAGCCGGTCTGCGCTGGTCGTTCATGGGTACGTTCCTGACCTACACACTCGCAGGCGGCGATGCAGGGATGCGGCACTTCATGGCTCAATTCGGTCCGGCGTTGAAACTGCCGTGGACCTATTTGCCCGCACCGGAACTGACCGACAAGCTGATCGACGATGTGGTCGACGGCACCACCGAACAGCTTGGCGACCACAGCATCGCAGCCCTTGAACGCTACCGCGATGATTGCCTAATGGCGGTGCTAGAAGCGGTGAAAGCCACCAAAGCCAAGCACGGGATGGCGTTCAGCGACTAA
- a CDS encoding 3-keto-5-aminohexanoate cleavage protein, whose product MNHDVIITCALTGAGDTTGRSHLVPITPKQIAAAAVEAAKAGATVVHCHVRDPETGKFSRDVALYREVMERIREADIDIIVNLTAGMGGDLEIGAGENPMEFGPNTDLIGPLARLAHVEALLPEICTLDCGTLNFGDGDTIYVSTPAQLRAGAKRIQELGVKAELEIFDTGHLWFAKQMIKEGLLDNPLFQLCLGIPWGAPADTTTMKAMVDNLPENAVWAGFGIGRMQMPMAAQAVLLGGNVRVGLEDNIWLDRGVLASNGALVERASEILSRLGARVMTPAQGRVKMGLTKRG is encoded by the coding sequence ATGAACCATGACGTCATCATCACCTGCGCACTCACCGGTGCTGGCGACACGACCGGGAGAAGCCACCTTGTCCCGATCACCCCGAAACAAATCGCTGCCGCTGCAGTTGAAGCCGCCAAAGCCGGTGCAACCGTGGTTCATTGCCATGTGCGCGACCCGGAAACCGGCAAGTTCAGCCGCGACGTAGCGCTGTACCGCGAAGTGATGGAGCGCATTCGCGAAGCCGACATCGACATCATCGTCAACCTCACGGCGGGCATGGGCGGCGACCTGGAAATCGGCGCTGGCGAAAACCCGATGGAGTTTGGCCCGAACACCGATTTGATTGGTCCCCTAGCCCGTCTGGCGCACGTTGAAGCGCTGCTACCGGAAATTTGCACCCTCGATTGCGGCACCCTTAACTTCGGCGATGGCGACACGATTTACGTCTCCACCCCAGCCCAATTACGCGCTGGCGCCAAACGCATTCAAGAGCTGGGCGTGAAAGCCGAGCTGGAAATTTTCGACACCGGTCACCTGTGGTTCGCCAAGCAGATGATCAAGGAAGGTCTGCTGGATAACCCGCTGTTCCAGCTGTGCCTAGGCATCCCATGGGGCGCACCGGCCGACACCACCACCATGAAAGCCATGGTCGATAACTTGCCGGAAAACGCCGTGTGGGCAGGCTTTGGGATTGGCCGCATGCAAATGCCGATGGCGGCCCAAGCGGTGTTGCTCGGCGGCAACGTACGGGTCGGCCTGGAAGACAATATCTGGTTGGATCGCGGCGTACTGGCCAGCAACGGCGCATTGGTTGAGCGCGCATCCGAAATCCTCAGCCGCCTGGGCGCCCGGGTCATGACCCCGGCGCAAGGCCGCGTCAAAATGGGCCTGACCAAGCGCGGCTGA
- a CDS encoding MliC family protein, which yields MKGLIALATLAALGGCASMNPKAPESDTWTNWVCDSKAALLWHYADSAKSEIDLRLLGSDKVYRLKPEPGSSGELYSDGVLAFHIKGDEGLVYWVATNDLIGRGCKAL from the coding sequence ATGAAAGGCCTTATCGCCCTCGCGACACTTGCAGCACTTGGCGGTTGCGCCAGCATGAACCCGAAAGCGCCTGAATCGGACACCTGGACCAATTGGGTGTGTGACAGCAAGGCTGCGTTGCTCTGGCATTATGCCGACAGTGCAAAAAGTGAGATTGATCTTCGCCTGCTGGGCAGTGACAAGGTCTATCGTTTAAAGCCTGAGCCGGGCTCTTCAGGTGAGCTATACAGCGATGGAGTGCTGGCGTTTCACATTAAGGGTGATGAAGGCCTGGTTTACTGGGTTGCCACCAATGATTTGATCGGTCGCGGTTGCAAGGCGCTTTAA
- the choX gene encoding choline ABC transporter substrate-binding protein: MKRLISTCLLALTSSTFIAGSALAADAPECQNVRLGVVNWTDVMATSNMTQVLLDGLGYKTKQTSASQQIIFAGIRDQRLDMFLGYWDPIMNQTISPFVKANQIRVLPSPSLKDARATLAVPTYLADKGLKTFADIAKFKKELGGKIYGIEPGSGANTQIKEMIAKNQFGLGDFQLVESGEAGMLSAVTRAVNRNEAIVFFGWAPHPMNVNQKMTYLTGSENALGPNEGEAKVWTVTAPDYAQRCPNVNKLLTNLTFTAEDESRMMQPLLDHKDATASAKQWLKDHPQDLQRWLAGVTTFDGKDAAANVQLTSNP; the protein is encoded by the coding sequence ATGAAACGACTGATCAGCACCTGTTTGCTGGCGCTCACTAGCAGCACCTTCATCGCCGGCAGTGCCCTTGCAGCAGATGCGCCCGAATGCCAAAACGTACGTCTTGGGGTGGTTAACTGGACCGACGTCATGGCCACCAGCAACATGACCCAAGTGTTGCTCGACGGCCTGGGCTACAAGACCAAGCAGACCAGCGCCTCACAACAAATCATTTTTGCCGGTATCCGCGACCAGCGTCTGGACATGTTCCTGGGCTACTGGGACCCGATAATGAACCAGACCATTAGCCCGTTTGTGAAAGCTAATCAAATCCGCGTACTGCCTTCACCGAGCCTTAAAGACGCCCGCGCTACATTGGCGGTGCCGACTTATTTGGCCGACAAGGGCCTGAAAACCTTCGCCGACATCGCTAAATTCAAGAAAGAGCTGGGCGGAAAAATCTACGGGATTGAGCCCGGTTCAGGCGCCAACACCCAGATCAAGGAAATGATCGCCAAGAACCAATTCGGGCTTGGTGACTTCCAGCTGGTTGAATCAGGCGAAGCGGGAATGCTGTCAGCGGTCACCCGCGCGGTGAACCGCAACGAAGCTATTGTCTTCTTCGGCTGGGCGCCGCACCCAATGAACGTTAACCAGAAGATGACCTACCTGACCGGTAGCGAAAACGCATTAGGCCCGAACGAAGGCGAAGCCAAGGTCTGGACCGTGACCGCGCCGGACTACGCCCAACGCTGCCCGAACGTCAACAAACTGCTGACTAATCTGACGTTCACCGCCGAAGACGAGAGCCGGATGATGCAACCGCTACTCGACCACAAAGACGCCACAGCGTCGGCCAAACAGTGGCTCAAAGATCACCCACAAGACCTGCAACGCTGGCTCGCCGGGGTGACCACTTTTGACGGCAAAGACGCTGCCGCCAATGTGCAACTGACCAGCAACCCTTGA
- the fba gene encoding class II fructose-bisphosphate aldolase (catalyzes the reversible aldol condensation of dihydroxyacetonephosphate and glyceraldehyde 3-phosphate in the Calvin cycle, glycolysis, and/or gluconeogenesis), which translates to MALISMRQMLDHAAEFGYGVPAFNVNNLEQMRAIMEAADKTNSPVIVQASAGARKYAGAPFLRHLILAAIEEFPHIPVVMHQDHGTSPDICQRSIQLGFSSVMMDGSLAEDGKTPTDYEYNVRVTQQTVAMAHACGVSVEGELGCLGSLETGMAGEEDGVGAEGVLDHSQLLTDPEEAADFVKKTQVDALAIAIGTSHGAYKFTKPPTGDTLAIDRIKAIHARIPNTHLVMHGSSSVPQEWLKIINEYGGDIKETYGVPVEEIVEGIKYGVRKVNIDTDLRLASTGAIRRLMATNPSEFDPRKFFGATIIAMRDICIARYEAFGTAGNASKIKPISLEKMYQRYAAGELKAKVN; encoded by the coding sequence ATGGCACTTATCAGCATGCGCCAGATGTTGGACCACGCGGCCGAATTCGGCTACGGCGTCCCCGCCTTCAACGTCAACAACCTGGAACAGATGCGCGCCATTATGGAAGCGGCTGACAAGACCAATTCCCCGGTGATCGTTCAGGCTTCGGCCGGCGCGCGTAAATACGCAGGCGCTCCGTTCCTGCGTCATTTGATCCTCGCGGCAATCGAAGAATTCCCGCACATCCCGGTGGTCATGCACCAGGACCACGGCACCAGCCCTGACATCTGCCAACGCTCCATCCAACTGGGCTTCAGCTCGGTAATGATGGACGGCTCACTGGCCGAAGACGGCAAGACCCCGACGGACTATGAGTACAACGTGCGCGTGACTCAGCAAACCGTGGCCATGGCTCACGCCTGTGGTGTTTCGGTTGAAGGCGAGTTGGGTTGCCTGGGTTCTCTGGAAACCGGCATGGCGGGCGAAGAAGACGGCGTTGGCGCAGAAGGCGTGCTTGATCACAGCCAACTGCTGACCGACCCGGAAGAAGCGGCTGACTTCGTGAAGAAGACCCAGGTCGATGCCCTGGCCATCGCCATCGGTACCAGCCACGGCGCATACAAGTTCACCAAACCGCCTACCGGCGACACCTTGGCGATTGATCGGATCAAGGCGATTCACGCGCGTATTCCGAACACTCACCTGGTCATGCACGGTTCGTCTTCAGTGCCGCAAGAGTGGCTGAAAATCATCAACGAATACGGCGGCGACATCAAAGAGACCTACGGCGTACCGGTTGAAGAAATCGTCGAAGGCATCAAATACGGCGTGCGCAAGGTCAACATCGACACCGACCTGCGTTTGGCCTCCACCGGCGCGATCCGTCGTTTGATGGCCACCAACCCGAGCGAATTTGACCCGCGTAAATTCTTCGGCGCGACCATCATTGCCATGCGCGACATCTGCATCGCCCGTTACGAAGCGTTCGGCACCGCTGGCAACGCCTCGAAAATCAAGCCCATCTCGCTGGAAAAGATGTACCAGCGTTACGCGGCTGGTGAGTTGAAGGCCAAGGTCAACTGA
- a CDS encoding thioesterase family protein, with the protein MPTLTTYKTPILADWVDYNGHLRDAFYLLIFSYATDAFMDHLGLDSDNRANSGHSLFTLECHLNYLHEVKLGEEVEVRTQIVGHDRKRVHLYHSLHKPGSDDALAANEQMLLHVELAGPRSAPFSESALKTLHAMAEEQKDLPTPIWIGRVIALPA; encoded by the coding sequence ATGCCGACACTCACCACCTACAAAACCCCGATCCTCGCCGATTGGGTCGATTACAACGGGCATCTGCGTGATGCGTTTTATCTGTTGATCTTCAGCTACGCCACCGATGCCTTCATGGATCATTTGGGTCTGGACAGCGATAACCGAGCAAACAGCGGCCACTCGTTATTCACGCTTGAGTGCCATCTGAATTATCTGCACGAGGTAAAGCTCGGGGAAGAGGTCGAAGTCCGCACGCAAATCGTCGGTCACGACCGTAAGCGCGTGCACCTTTATCACAGCCTGCACAAACCCGGCAGTGACGATGCGTTGGCCGCCAACGAACAAATGCTATTGCACGTGGAATTGGCGGGGCCACGTTCGGCGCCTTTCAGCGAATCAGCGCTCAAGACCCTGCACGCCATGGCCGAAGAACAGAAGGACTTGCCAACGCCGATCTGGATCGGCCGGGTCATCGCCCTTCCCGCTTAA
- a CDS encoding GlxA family transcriptional regulator, producing the protein MSQDYYFLLMPGFSIMGFVSAVEPLRVANRFGGELYRWHVLSIDGGAVIASNGMSVNADAALEPLKKGATLWVVAGFEPLQCCTPALEHWLRRLDHDGVSLGAIDTGSFVLAQAGLLDGHRLTLHWEALDAFKESYPQLVVTQELFEVDRRRITSAGGTASIDMMLDLIGQAHGPELAIKVSEQFVLGRIRPRKDHQRMQIATRFGVNNKKLVQVIGEMETHTEPPLSTLQLAEGIQVTRRQLERLFRLHLNDTPSNFYLGLRLEKARQLLRQTNMSVLEISIACGFESPSYFTRSYKGRFVRCPREDRQRLKA; encoded by the coding sequence ATGTCACAGGATTACTACTTTTTGCTCATGCCCGGATTCTCGATCATGGGCTTTGTTTCGGCCGTTGAACCGCTGCGGGTGGCCAATCGTTTTGGTGGCGAGTTGTACCGCTGGCATGTGCTGAGCATCGATGGCGGAGCGGTGATCGCAAGCAACGGCATGTCGGTCAACGCCGACGCTGCGCTTGAACCGCTGAAAAAGGGCGCAACGCTCTGGGTGGTCGCAGGGTTCGAACCGCTGCAGTGTTGTACGCCCGCGTTGGAACACTGGCTGCGCCGACTCGATCACGACGGCGTGAGTTTGGGCGCCATCGACACCGGCAGTTTTGTCCTGGCCCAAGCGGGGCTGCTTGACGGCCATCGCCTGACCCTGCATTGGGAGGCGTTGGACGCGTTCAAAGAATCGTATCCACAGCTGGTGGTGACTCAGGAATTGTTCGAAGTCGACCGGCGCCGCATTACTTCGGCGGGCGGCACAGCGTCCATCGACATGATGCTCGACCTCATTGGCCAAGCCCACGGGCCGGAGCTGGCGATCAAAGTGTCAGAACAATTCGTGCTCGGCCGCATTCGCCCGCGCAAAGACCACCAACGCATGCAGATCGCGACGCGCTTCGGCGTCAATAACAAGAAGCTGGTGCAGGTCATCGGTGAAATGGAAACTCACACTGAACCGCCGCTCAGCACCTTGCAGTTGGCCGAAGGGATTCAAGTCACCCGTCGGCAGTTGGAGCGGTTGTTCCGGCTGCATTTGAACGACACGCCAAGCAACTTCTACCTCGGCCTGCGCCTGGAAAAAGCCCGCCAACTGCTACGCCAGACCAACATGAGCGTGCTAGAAATCAGCATCGCCTGCGGCTTCGAATCGCCGTCTTATTTTACCCGCAGCTATAAAGGGCGGTTTGTAAGGTGTCCGCGAGAGGATCGGCAGCGGTTGAAGGCTTAG
- a CDS encoding phosphoglycerate kinase yields the protein MTVLKMTDLDLQGKRVLIREDLNVPVKDGAVTSDARIVASLPTIKLALEKGAAVMVCSHLGRPTEGEFSAENSLKPVADYLSKALGREVPLVADYLDGFEIKAGDIVLFENVRFNKGEKKNTDELARKYAALCDVFVMDAFGTAHRAEGSTHGVAKFAKVAAAGPLLAAELDALGKALSAPAQPMAAIVAGSKVSTKLDVLNSLSAICNQLIVGGGIANTFLAAAGYNVGKSLYEPDLLDTARAIAAKVSVPLPTDVVVAKQFAESAVATVKPVGEVADDDMILDIGPQTAAHFAELLKTSKTILWNGPVGVFEFDQFGEGTKTLAKAIAESSAFSIAGGGDTLAAIDKYGIADQISYISTGGGAFLEFVEGKVLPAVEMLEQRAKG from the coding sequence ATGACCGTGTTGAAAATGACCGACCTCGACCTGCAAGGTAAGCGTGTACTGATCCGCGAAGACCTCAATGTCCCGGTGAAAGACGGCGCGGTAACCAGTGACGCGCGAATCGTGGCTTCTCTGCCGACCATCAAGTTGGCGCTGGAGAAGGGCGCCGCCGTCATGGTCTGCTCGCACCTGGGTCGTCCAACCGAAGGCGAATTTTCGGCTGAAAACAGTCTTAAGCCTGTCGCTGATTACCTGAGCAAAGCCTTGGGCCGTGAAGTACCGTTGGTGGCTGACTATCTGGACGGTTTCGAGATCAAGGCCGGCGACATCGTGCTGTTCGAAAACGTGCGCTTTAACAAGGGTGAGAAGAAAAACACCGACGAGCTGGCGCGCAAATACGCGGCCTTGTGCGATGTGTTCGTGATGGACGCTTTTGGCACCGCGCACCGCGCCGAAGGTTCGACCCACGGCGTCGCGAAGTTTGCCAAAGTGGCAGCGGCCGGTCCGTTGTTGGCCGCCGAGCTGGATGCCTTGGGCAAAGCCCTGAGCGCCCCGGCCCAACCAATGGCGGCCATTGTTGCCGGCTCCAAAGTCTCCACCAAGCTTGATGTGCTCAACAGCCTCAGCGCGATCTGCAATCAGCTGATCGTCGGTGGCGGGATTGCTAACACCTTCCTTGCGGCTGCCGGTTACAACGTGGGCAAATCGCTGTACGAGCCCGACTTGTTGGACACTGCGCGTGCCATTGCTGCCAAGGTCAGCGTGCCGTTGCCCACCGATGTAGTGGTCGCCAAGCAGTTCGCAGAAAGCGCAGTGGCAACGGTGAAACCGGTGGGCGAAGTCGCCGATGACGACATGATTCTCGACATTGGGCCGCAAACTGCCGCGCACTTTGCCGAGCTGTTGAAGACATCCAAGACTATTCTGTGGAACGGCCCAGTGGGCGTGTTCGAGTTCGATCAGTTCGGTGAAGGCACCAAAACCCTGGCCAAGGCCATTGCTGAAAGTTCGGCATTCTCCATCGCTGGCGGCGGTGACACGTTGGCGGCCATCGATAAATACGGCATAGCAGATCAAATCTCCTACATTTCTACCGGTGGTGGCGCGTTCCTTGAGTTTGTAGAAGGTAAAGTGCTGCCCGCCGTTGAAATGTTGGAGCAACGTGCCAAGGGCTGA
- the tkt gene encoding transketolase, whose translation MPSRRERANAIRALSMDAVQKANSGHPGAPMGMADIAEVLWRDFLKHNPSNPSFADRDRFIMSNGHGSMLVYSLLHLTGYDLSIDDLKNFRQLHSRTPGHPEYGYTPGVETTTGPLGQGLANAVGFALAEKVLAEQFNRPGHDIVDHHTYVFLGDGCMMEGISHEVSSLAGTLGLGKLIAFYDDNGISIDGEVEGWFTDDTPKRFEAYNWQVIRNVDGHDADEIKIAIETARKSAQPTLICCKTTIGFGSPNKQGKEDCHGAPLGAEEIALTRAALKWNYGPFEIPAEIYAEWSAKESGLAVEAEWDQRFAAYAGAFPELANELIRRMSGELPADFAEKSAAYIAEVNAKGETIASRKASQNALNALGPLLPEFLGGSADLAGSNLTIWKGCKSITGEDANGNYLHYGVREFGMGAMMNGIALHGGFVPYGATFLIFMEYARNAVRMSSLMKKRVIYVFTHDSIGLGEDGPTHQPIEQLTSLRTTPNLDTWRPADAVETAVAWKYAIERNDGPSAMIFSRQNLTHQSRDATQLEDIKKGGYVLRDCVGEPELILIATGSEVGLAVEAYDQLSAQGRNVRVVSMPCTSVFEAQDAMYKQAVLPLQVSARIAIEAAHADYWYKYVGLEGRVIGMTTFGESAPAPALFEEFGFTLENILGTAEELLED comes from the coding sequence ATGCCCAGCCGTCGTGAGCGTGCCAATGCCATTCGTGCCCTAAGCATGGATGCCGTGCAAAAAGCCAACAGCGGCCATCCCGGTGCCCCTATGGGCATGGCGGATATCGCCGAAGTGCTTTGGCGTGACTTCCTCAAGCACAACCCGAGCAACCCGTCGTTCGCCGACCGTGACCGCTTCATCATGTCCAACGGCCACGGTTCGATGCTGGTTTACTCGCTGCTGCACCTGACCGGTTATGACCTCTCGATTGATGACCTGAAGAATTTCCGTCAACTGCACAGCCGTACACCGGGCCATCCGGAATATGGCTACACCCCTGGCGTTGAAACCACCACCGGTCCACTGGGCCAAGGTCTGGCTAACGCCGTTGGTTTTGCCCTCGCCGAAAAAGTGCTGGCCGAACAGTTCAACCGTCCGGGCCACGACATCGTTGATCACCACACCTACGTGTTCTTGGGTGATGGCTGCATGATGGAAGGTATTTCCCACGAAGTCAGCTCGTTGGCCGGTACCTTGGGCCTGGGCAAGCTGATCGCGTTCTACGATGACAACGGCATCTCGATTGATGGCGAAGTTGAAGGCTGGTTCACCGACGACACGCCAAAGCGTTTCGAAGCCTACAACTGGCAAGTGATCCGTAACGTCGACGGTCACGATGCTGATGAAATCAAGATCGCTATCGAAACCGCTCGTAAAAGCGCTCAGCCAACGCTGATCTGCTGCAAGACCACCATCGGTTTCGGTTCGCCAAACAAGCAAGGCAAGGAAGATTGCCACGGTGCTCCACTGGGTGCCGAAGAAATCGCCTTGACCCGCGCCGCGCTGAAATGGAACTACGGTCCTTTCGAAATTCCGGCTGAAATCTATGCCGAATGGAGCGCCAAGGAATCCGGCTTGGCGGTTGAAGCCGAGTGGGATCAGCGGTTCGCTGCCTATGCTGGCGCCTTCCCTGAATTGGCCAATGAACTGATTCGTCGCATGAGCGGTGAGTTGCCGGCTGATTTTGCCGAGAAGTCCGCTGCTTACATCGCTGAAGTCAACGCCAAGGGCGAGACCATCGCCAGCCGTAAAGCCAGCCAGAATGCATTGAACGCGCTGGGCCCGTTGCTGCCTGAGTTCCTCGGCGGTTCGGCTGACCTGGCCGGTTCCAACCTGACCATCTGGAAAGGCTGCAAGAGCATCACCGGCGAAGACGCCAACGGTAACTACCTGCATTACGGCGTACGCGAGTTCGGCATGGGCGCCATGATGAACGGCATCGCGCTGCACGGCGGTTTCGTTCCATACGGCGCTACTTTCCTGATCTTCATGGAATACGCCCGTAACGCGGTGCGTATGTCGTCGTTAATGAAGAAGCGAGTGATCTACGTGTTCACCCACGACTCTATCGGTCTGGGCGAAGACGGCCCGACGCACCAGCCAATCGAGCAACTGACCAGCCTGCGCACCACGCCAAACCTCGACACTTGGCGCCCAGCCGATGCCGTTGAAACGGCAGTGGCCTGGAAATACGCCATTGAGCGTAACGACGGGCCATCGGCGATGATCTTCTCCCGTCAGAATCTGACGCACCAATCCCGCGATGCAACCCAGCTTGAAGACATCAAGAAGGGCGGTTACGTGCTGCGCGATTGCGTCGGCGAGCCGGAATTGATCTTGATTGCCACCGGTTCTGAAGTGGGTCTGGCGGTGGAGGCTTACGATCAACTGTCTGCCCAAGGTCGCAACGTGCGCGTGGTTTCCATGCCGTGCACCAGCGTCTTCGAAGCTCAGGACGCCATGTACAAACAAGCCGTGCTGCCGCTGCAAGTCAGCGCGCGTATCGCCATCGAAGCGGCTCACGCGGACTACTGGTACAAATACGTGGGCTTGGAAGGCCGTGTCATCGGCATGACCACCTTCGGCGAGTCGGCGCCCGCGCCAGCCTTGTTCGAGGAGTTCGGCTTCACCTTGGAAAACATCCTGGGCACGGCTGAAGAGCTGCTGGAAGACTAA
- the epd gene encoding erythrose-4-phosphate dehydrogenase — protein sequence MPQPQPRLYKVALNGYGRIGRCVLRALCERGAKAGFQVVAINDLADMASLEYLTRFDSTHGRFPGEVRVEGDRLHINDHRIKVLRSAIPEGIDWAGLGVDLVLECSGAFHTRADGQRFLDAGAPRVLFSQPMASEADVDATIVYGINQQKLTGNELLVSAASCTTNCSVPLLRLLDEALGLEYITITTIHSAMNDQPVIDAYHHEDLRRTRSAFQSIIPVSTGLARGIERLLPELAGRIQAKAVRVPTVNVSCLDITMQVARDTDATEINRILREAATSGPLKGLVAYTELPHASCDFNHDPHSAIVDASQTRVSGPRLVNLLAWFDNEWGFANRMLDVADHYLSAVHHPQ from the coding sequence ATGCCTCAGCCACAACCACGCCTCTACAAAGTTGCTCTCAACGGCTACGGTCGCATCGGTCGCTGTGTCTTGCGTGCGCTGTGTGAGCGAGGGGCGAAGGCTGGGTTTCAAGTGGTTGCCATCAACGACCTGGCCGACATGGCCAGTCTCGAATACCTCACGCGCTTCGATTCCACCCACGGCCGCTTTCCAGGCGAAGTGCGGGTCGAAGGCGATCGCCTGCACATCAACGATCACCGCATCAAAGTCCTGCGCAGCGCGATTCCGGAAGGCATCGACTGGGCCGGGCTGGGCGTTGATCTGGTGCTTGAATGCTCGGGCGCGTTTCACACGCGCGCCGATGGTCAGCGTTTTCTCGATGCCGGTGCGCCCCGCGTGCTGTTCTCACAGCCGATGGCCAGCGAAGCGGATGTCGACGCCACCATCGTCTACGGCATCAATCAGCAAAAACTGACCGGCAATGAATTGCTGGTGTCTGCGGCCTCCTGCACCACCAATTGCAGCGTGCCCTTGCTGCGCTTACTGGATGAGGCCCTCGGGCTGGAATACATCACGATCACCACGATTCATTCGGCGATGAATGACCAGCCAGTGATCGACGCCTATCACCACGAAGACCTGCGGCGCACGCGGTCGGCGTTTCAGTCGATTATCCCGGTGTCCACTGGTCTGGCGCGCGGCATCGAACGGCTGCTGCCGGAACTTGCCGGGCGAATTCAGGCCAAAGCTGTGCGTGTGCCGACCGTTAACGTCTCGTGCCTCGATATAACGATGCAAGTCGCGCGTGATACCGATGCCACCGAGATCAACCGGATCCTGCGCGAGGCCGCTACCAGCGGCCCGCTTAAAGGGCTGGTGGCGTACACCGAACTGCCGCATGCCAGTTGTGATTTTAACCATGACCCCCATTCGGCCATTGTCGATGCCAGCCAGACCCGCGTTTCCGGCCCCCGGCTGGTGAATTTGCTGGCTTGGTTCGATAACGAATGGGGTTTTGCCAATCGAATGCTCGACGTTGCGGATCACTATCTGAGCGCTGTGCATCACCCACAATAA